A region from the Beduinella massiliensis genome encodes:
- the hemZ gene encoding coproporphyrinogen dehydrogenase HemZ — translation MKVYIRTDTPQFLPDLSDVVRLFFGEGSALFTPEGSDATLSHTHAEQDGVWHERCVFTQGDRLLEQEKQAQAVRGGLAEKRYFKRAVKLCCYELLKRAAGMRPPWGSLTGIRPTRLFYAQLQQGDTMDEAERAMRETFDLSEGKAALLREIITSQRGLIERAPNEADVYVGIPFCTTRCAYCSFSSGEIGDGRLVEPYLAALGHEIEAARALMDEAGLRMRALYVGGGTPTALRAGQLAHLLDRLMRAFPEATEWTVEAGRPDTLSEEKLRALRDFPVGRISINPQTMNDATLQKIGRAHTAKDVRDAYALARHMGFDHINMDLIAALPGETPADFERTLAEIRSLAPESLTVHTLAVKRSSRLHEQNYRPTETDTVQGMVERGLEAAHAMGMHAYYLYRQKYMAGNLENVGYALPGHACTYNIDIMEETTSILALGAGGISKRVQDDAEKRIRRAPNVSNIEQYTARVDEMIERKRELFLKDALQEKNAL, via the coding sequence TTGAAGGTTTACATCAGGACGGATACGCCGCAGTTTTTGCCGGATCTGTCGGACGTGGTACGCCTCTTTTTCGGGGAGGGGTCTGCTCTTTTTACGCCGGAGGGCAGCGACGCGACGCTTTCCCACACGCATGCGGAACAGGACGGCGTATGGCACGAGCGCTGCGTCTTTACGCAGGGAGACCGCTTGCTGGAGCAGGAGAAGCAGGCGCAGGCCGTGCGCGGCGGGCTTGCAGAAAAGCGCTACTTTAAGCGCGCGGTCAAGCTCTGCTGCTACGAGCTGCTCAAGCGCGCCGCGGGCATGCGGCCGCCGTGGGGCTCGCTGACCGGCATTCGGCCCACGCGTCTTTTTTACGCGCAGTTGCAGCAGGGCGACACGATGGACGAGGCGGAGCGCGCGATGCGGGAGACGTTCGACCTGTCGGAGGGCAAGGCGGCCCTGCTGCGCGAGATCATCACGAGCCAGCGCGGGCTCATCGAGCGCGCGCCGAACGAGGCGGATGTGTACGTCGGTATCCCGTTTTGCACGACGCGATGCGCTTACTGCTCGTTTTCCTCGGGCGAGATCGGAGACGGGCGCCTGGTGGAGCCCTACCTCGCGGCGCTGGGGCACGAAATCGAAGCGGCGCGCGCGCTGATGGACGAGGCGGGGCTGCGCATGCGTGCGCTCTATGTGGGCGGCGGAACGCCCACAGCCCTTCGCGCGGGGCAGCTTGCGCACCTGCTCGACAGGCTGATGCGCGCGTTCCCCGAGGCCACGGAGTGGACGGTGGAGGCCGGGCGGCCGGATACGCTGAGCGAGGAGAAGCTGCGCGCGCTGCGGGATTTTCCGGTCGGGCGCATCAGCATCAACCCGCAGACGATGAACGACGCGACGCTTCAAAAAATAGGCCGCGCACATACCGCTAAGGACGTCCGGGACGCTTACGCCTTAGCGCGGCATATGGGTTTCGACCACATCAATATGGATCTGATCGCCGCGCTGCCGGGGGAGACGCCCGCGGACTTTGAACGCACGCTGGCAGAAATTCGCTCGCTTGCGCCCGAAAGCCTGACGGTACACACGCTGGCGGTCAAGCGCTCCTCGCGGCTGCATGAGCAGAACTACCGCCCGACGGAAACAGACACGGTGCAGGGGATGGTGGAGCGGGGCCTTGAGGCGGCGCACGCCATGGGCATGCACGCCTACTACCTGTACCGGCAAAAGTACATGGCGGGCAACCTGGAAAACGTAGGCTACGCGCTGCCGGGACATGCCTGTACCTATAATATCGACATCATGGAGGAGACGACCTCCATTCTGGCTCTGGGCGCTGGCGGCATTTCCAAGCGGGTGCAGGACGATGCGGAAAAGCGCATCCGCCGCGCGCCGAACGTTTCCAATATCGAGCAGTATACCGCGCGCGTGGACGAGATGATCGAAAGAAAGCGCGAACTGTTTTTGAAGGACGCGCTACAGGAGAAAAATGCGCTCTAA
- the spoIVA gene encoding stage IV sporulation protein A: MEQTDLYRDIANRTDSDIYIGVVGPVRTGKSTLITQFMEKLVLPRIDNARRRERTRDELPQSGSGRTIMTTQPKFVPGEAVNVQFSPNASANVRLVDCVGYLIKGAMGTQENDVPRMVKTPWSDSDMPFEDAAEIGTRKVIADHSTIGLVVTTDGSFTELPRSAYVEAEERVVRELQQLGKPFVVILNVSDPASPESGELQRALSDKYGVPVLSKNVKEMELGDIQDVLRQVLYEFPVSEVRVNLPAWALALDDSHWLMQELMTKAREAAQPAMCVRESEAFSHAFDDSAYTLPASQSRIDLGSGEVAYSLPLRDGLFNRILGEHCGTDIRSDAHLLRLMKELVEAKREYDHVAQALASVRETGYGLVAPSMEELTLSEPEIVKQGNHFGVKLKASAPSLHMIRVDIETEVSPIVGTEQQSEELVQYLLSGFEQDPAKIWSTNMFGKSLDDLMREGLSTKLMRMPPDVQEKVQQTLSRIINEGTGGMICILL; the protein is encoded by the coding sequence ATGGAGCAGACAGATCTGTATCGGGATATCGCCAACCGGACGGACAGCGATATTTACATCGGCGTCGTGGGGCCGGTGCGCACGGGCAAGTCCACGCTGATTACGCAGTTTATGGAAAAGCTGGTGCTGCCGCGCATCGATAACGCGAGACGGCGCGAACGCACGCGCGACGAACTGCCGCAAAGCGGTTCAGGCAGGACGATCATGACGACCCAGCCCAAGTTCGTGCCCGGTGAGGCGGTGAACGTGCAGTTCTCGCCCAACGCCAGCGCGAACGTGCGTCTCGTGGACTGCGTAGGCTACCTTATCAAGGGCGCGATGGGCACGCAGGAAAACGACGTGCCGCGCATGGTGAAGACGCCTTGGAGCGACAGCGACATGCCCTTTGAGGACGCAGCGGAGATCGGCACGCGCAAGGTCATTGCGGACCACAGCACGATCGGCCTGGTGGTGACGACGGACGGCAGCTTTACAGAACTTCCCCGCAGCGCTTATGTGGAAGCGGAGGAGCGCGTCGTGCGCGAGCTGCAGCAGCTTGGAAAGCCTTTTGTCGTGATCCTCAACGTCAGCGACCCCGCGAGCCCGGAGAGCGGCGAGCTGCAAAGGGCGCTTTCCGACAAGTATGGCGTGCCGGTGCTTTCAAAGAACGTCAAGGAGATGGAGCTTGGGGACATTCAGGACGTGCTGCGTCAGGTGCTTTACGAGTTCCCGGTGAGCGAGGTGCGCGTGAACCTGCCCGCCTGGGCGCTCGCGCTGGACGACAGCCATTGGCTGATGCAGGAGCTCATGACCAAGGCCCGCGAGGCGGCGCAGCCCGCGATGTGCGTGCGCGAGAGCGAGGCGTTTTCCCACGCCTTCGACGATTCAGCCTACACCCTTCCTGCCTCGCAAAGCCGCATCGACCTGGGGAGCGGCGAGGTCGCCTACAGCCTTCCGCTCCGCGACGGCCTCTTCAACCGCATCCTCGGCGAGCACTGCGGCACGGATATCCGCAGCGACGCGCACCTGCTGCGGCTCATGAAGGAGCTGGTCGAGGCGAAGCGGGAGTACGACCACGTAGCCCAGGCGCTCGCGTCCGTGCGCGAGACGGGGTACGGCCTCGTCGCGCCGAGCATGGAGGAGCTCACGCTCAGCGAGCCGGAGATCGTGAAGCAGGGGAATCACTTCGGCGTAAAACTCAAGGCCAGCGCGCCTTCTTTGCACATGATCCGCGTGGACATCGAGACCGAGGTATCGCCCATCGTGGGCACGGAGCAGCAGTCGGAGGAGTTGGTGCAGTACCTGCTTTCGGGCTTTGAACAGGATCCCGCCAAGATCTGGTCGACCAACATGTTCGGCAAGTCACTGGATGATCTGATGCGCGAGGGGCTATCCACAAAGCTGATGCGCATGCCCCCGGACGTGCAGGAAAAGGTGCAGCAGACGCTCAGCCGGATCATCAACGAGGGCACGGGCGGCATGATCTGCATCCTGCTGTAG
- a CDS encoding peptidylprolyl isomerase translates to MESKNPIFTIEMEDGGRMVGELYPEVAPNSVANFVELANKGFYDGVIFHRVIPGFMIQGGDPKGMGVGGPGYSIRGEFRQNGFPNDLKHSRGVLSMARSMMPDSAGSQFFIMVADAPHLDGSYAAFGKVTEGMETADAIVSQKRDKHDKPLAEQKMKRVRVETFGQEYKAEKLAH, encoded by the coding sequence ATGGAGAGCAAGAACCCGATTTTTACGATTGAGATGGAAGACGGCGGCAGGATGGTGGGCGAACTGTACCCGGAGGTCGCGCCCAACAGCGTGGCGAACTTTGTGGAGCTGGCCAACAAGGGCTTTTATGACGGCGTCATCTTTCATCGAGTGATTCCCGGCTTCATGATTCAGGGCGGCGACCCGAAGGGCATGGGCGTCGGAGGCCCGGGCTACAGCATCCGCGGAGAGTTCCGTCAGAACGGCTTCCCGAACGATCTGAAGCACTCGCGCGGCGTGCTTTCCATGGCGCGTTCGATGATGCCCGATTCCGCGGGCTCGCAGTTCTTCATCATGGTGGCGGATGCGCCGCACCTGGACGGCAGCTATGCGGCGTTCGGCAAGGTAACCGAGGGCATGGAAACGGCGGACGCGATCGTCAGCCAGAAGCGCGACAAGCACGACAAGCCGCTTGCGGAGCAGAAGATGAAGCGCGTGCGCGTGGAAACGTTCGGCCAGGAGTACAAGGCGGAAAAGCTGGCCCACTGA
- a CDS encoding cell division protein ZapA encodes MDKIKTTVKIAGKDYTLVGTESEEHIRRVAVYVDRKMEELALTSRMPQNMVAVLTAMNIADDLLKAQDENTRLRKEIMQVHQQLTAMRIEHNAPPMKRTQDAAKDRE; translated from the coding sequence GTGGATAAGATCAAGACGACGGTGAAGATCGCGGGGAAGGATTACACGCTCGTGGGCACCGAGTCCGAAGAGCACATCCGGCGCGTGGCGGTTTACGTCGATCGGAAGATGGAAGAGCTTGCGCTTACCTCGCGCATGCCGCAGAACATGGTGGCCGTGCTGACCGCCATGAATATCGCGGACGATTTGCTCAAGGCGCAGGATGAGAACACGCGCCTGCGCAAGGAGATCATGCAGGTGCACCAGCAGCTCACGGCGATGCGCATCGAGCACAACGCACCGCCGATGAAACGCACGCAGGATGCCGCTAAGGACAGGGAGTAA
- a CDS encoding MBL fold metallo-hydrolase, which produces MNYEIEKLTGGPLAVNTYILSAPGRDDCVVVDPGVPFAQLEEGLAGRRAAAVILTHAHFDHMLTLPPLRDAGAPLYLHRLDAPMLSDERLNLCAAIGKHLTAEPAERLLEDEDVVEAAGVTLRALHTPGHTPGGLCLLIGDDLLSGDTMFCGGYGRTDFPGGSARELRASLARLCALEGRIRVHPGHGMDTTIAEEREAHA; this is translated from the coding sequence ATGAACTACGAGATCGAAAAGCTGACGGGCGGGCCGCTCGCGGTCAACACGTACATCCTGAGCGCGCCAGGGCGGGACGACTGCGTGGTCGTGGATCCCGGCGTGCCGTTCGCGCAGCTCGAGGAAGGGCTTGCAGGAAGGCGCGCTGCGGCCGTGATCCTGACGCACGCGCACTTTGACCACATGCTGACGCTCCCGCCCCTTCGGGATGCGGGGGCGCCGCTTTACCTGCACCGGCTGGACGCTCCGATGCTTTCGGACGAGCGGCTTAACCTGTGCGCGGCCATCGGAAAACACCTGACTGCGGAGCCCGCTGAGCGTCTTTTGGAGGACGAGGACGTGGTGGAAGCGGCGGGGGTGACCCTGCGCGCGCTGCATACGCCGGGTCATACGCCCGGCGGCCTGTGCCTGCTGATCGGAGACGATCTGCTTTCGGGCGACACGATGTTCTGCGGAGGATATGGCCGCACGGATTTTCCGGGCGGCAGCGCGCGGGAGCTTCGCGCATCGCTCGCCCGGCTTTGCGCGCTGGAAGGCCGTATTCGCGTGCATCCGGGGCACGGCATGGATACGACGATCGCGGAAGAACGGGAGGCGCACGCTTGA
- a CDS encoding S1C family serine protease yields MKGNLMGYIASAIAAVMICSAAVLTAFGITSDGAVGMNAYAEGEYVQVLDEQRSPFADVVDVVMPCVVGVSNKTHAFSLYTGQTESVEQASGSGVVITTQGHVVTNYHVIQNAREIQLIWQGELIDAKLIGYDELTDLAVLQATEGSLPAVTMADPASVRVGDWAIVIGNPLGQQFADTVTVGVVSGLDREIENSIVKMIQTDAAINSGNSGGGMFNTRGQLIGIPSMKFTSVGYGASIEGIGMAIPMDVVKPIVESIIKFGQVTRPKLGITVSTIRGTETPVEGALPAGVYVSGVQGGGAAERAGVMDGDIILSVDGKRVRQHTDLTNVINTRTVGDTVELEIYRVPNLPELTVNDRIPKGETLKITVELVAQDASQA; encoded by the coding sequence GTGAAGGGAAATCTCATGGGCTATATTGCGTCCGCAATCGCTGCGGTCATGATCTGCTCCGCCGCGGTGCTGACGGCGTTTGGCATCACATCGGATGGCGCGGTCGGCATGAACGCGTATGCGGAGGGCGAATACGTGCAGGTGCTGGACGAGCAGCGCAGCCCGTTTGCGGACGTGGTGGACGTCGTGATGCCCTGCGTGGTGGGGGTCAGCAACAAGACGCACGCGTTCAGCCTCTACACCGGGCAGACGGAGTCCGTGGAGCAGGCGTCGGGCTCAGGCGTAGTGATTACGACGCAGGGGCACGTGGTGACCAACTACCACGTGATTCAAAACGCGCGGGAAATCCAGCTCATCTGGCAGGGCGAGCTGATCGACGCGAAGCTGATCGGCTACGACGAGCTGACCGATCTAGCGGTGCTGCAGGCGACAGAGGGCAGCCTGCCCGCCGTGACGATGGCCGATCCCGCATCCGTTCGCGTAGGCGATTGGGCGATCGTCATCGGAAATCCTCTGGGCCAGCAGTTCGCGGACACGGTGACCGTGGGCGTGGTAAGCGGGCTTGACCGCGAGATCGAAAACTCGATCGTCAAGATGATTCAGACCGACGCTGCGATCAATTCGGGCAACAGCGGCGGCGGCATGTTCAACACGCGCGGGCAGCTTATCGGCATCCCCTCCATGAAATTTACTTCCGTCGGCTACGGGGCCAGCATCGAGGGCATCGGCATGGCCATTCCCATGGACGTGGTGAAGCCGATCGTGGAGAGCATCATCAAGTTTGGGCAGGTGACGCGCCCGAAGCTCGGGATCACGGTTTCGACGATTCGCGGCACCGAGACGCCTGTCGAGGGCGCGCTGCCCGCAGGCGTGTACGTGAGCGGCGTACAGGGAGGCGGCGCGGCCGAGCGCGCGGGCGTGATGGACGGGGATATCATCCTCTCCGTGGACGGCAAACGCGTGCGACAGCACACGGACCTTACGAACGTGATCAATACGCGCACGGTAGGCGACACGGTAGAGCTTGAAATCTACCGCGTGCCGAACCTGCCGGAGCTGACGGTCAACGATCGTATCCCCAAGGGAGAGACGCTCAAGATTACCGTAGAGCTGGTGGCGCAGGACGCGTCGCAGGCGTAA
- a CDS encoding DUF3656 domain-containing U32 family peptidase, whose protein sequence is MELLSPAGNRDALVAAVQNGADAVYLGYTAFGARSYAGNFDDAGLADAVRYCHERGKRVYVTVNTLVKDAEMDDAADVLEMLSRGHADAVIVQDLGLAALCRERFPDLPLHASTQMTIHNAQGVSLLRDMGFTRVVPARECPLSEIRAIAAGGLETEVFVHGALCVSVSGQCLFSSMVGGRSGNRGKCAQPCRMRYRQADGTDGYLLSTRDLMLLSRLGELRDAGVASLKIEGRMKRPEYVAVVTAAYRRALNCAMRGEPYTPDDETARALLQIFNRGGFTEGYLTGRTNEALMSWKRPNHWGVPVGKVTRMRGELAGVRLTEALNDGDGLAIRGERERETVYAGPFQPAGSEATVRVAGGEAMPRAGDEVFRLTDALQMAKARESYAKETVRIPFDARLTARIGERPTLTVTDGAHEASVLGEQIVQAAESRALDEAGARRQIEKTGDTPYALRNLTLSGEGTFLPASALNALRRDALSALSSLRCARPAPHILLPSPLTQRPTGERLLIARTPRLELADRLLASGADWIYWEPDDLRTQALERAMTEQAPKTLQRTLIVLPQVAWTGELTALAQFINARADVLAGAVLGNPGQFALKLRLPVVADGALNVMNARTADLLFGRGCGRVTLSPELNLSEVREVIRAGGSFELIAYGRVQLMLLSHCTDCVKRGVSEADAACERCAAGSGAQGLPLIDRKGFAFPERRLRLPHGCMLRLYNSVPTDLSRYMERLLSLPLSFRLQFTDEDDALCAEITRHYRRLMDAKPSDFALPGQTTAGHLQRGVE, encoded by the coding sequence ATGGAGCTTTTATCGCCTGCCGGAAATCGGGATGCGCTGGTCGCGGCCGTGCAAAACGGCGCGGACGCGGTATACCTGGGCTATACGGCCTTCGGCGCGCGCAGCTATGCGGGCAACTTCGACGACGCGGGGCTGGCGGACGCTGTCCGCTACTGTCACGAACGCGGCAAGCGCGTGTACGTGACGGTCAACACGCTTGTGAAGGACGCGGAGATGGACGACGCGGCGGACGTGCTGGAGATGCTTTCGAGGGGCCACGCGGACGCGGTGATCGTGCAGGATCTGGGGCTGGCGGCGCTTTGCCGCGAGCGTTTCCCGGATCTTCCGCTGCACGCGAGCACGCAGATGACGATTCACAACGCGCAGGGCGTAAGCCTGCTGCGCGACATGGGCTTTACGCGCGTCGTTCCGGCGCGCGAGTGCCCACTTTCGGAGATCCGCGCGATCGCGGCCGGAGGGCTGGAGACGGAGGTGTTCGTGCATGGGGCGCTTTGCGTCAGCGTGTCCGGGCAGTGCCTGTTTTCCAGCATGGTCGGCGGGCGCAGTGGAAACCGGGGCAAGTGCGCGCAGCCTTGCCGCATGCGTTACCGGCAGGCGGACGGCACGGATGGATACCTGCTTTCCACGCGCGACCTGATGCTGCTTTCAAGGCTTGGGGAGCTGCGGGATGCGGGCGTGGCCTCGCTCAAGATCGAGGGGCGCATGAAGCGTCCGGAATATGTAGCGGTGGTGACGGCCGCGTACCGACGGGCGCTTAACTGCGCCATGCGGGGCGAGCCTTACACGCCGGACGACGAGACAGCGCGCGCGCTGCTTCAAATCTTCAATCGGGGCGGTTTTACCGAGGGCTACCTGACGGGGCGCACAAACGAGGCGCTCATGAGCTGGAAGCGGCCCAACCATTGGGGCGTGCCGGTCGGAAAGGTGACGCGCATGCGCGGCGAGCTCGCGGGCGTTCGCCTGACCGAGGCGCTCAACGACGGCGACGGCCTGGCGATTCGCGGCGAGCGAGAGCGCGAGACGGTCTATGCCGGCCCCTTTCAGCCTGCGGGCAGCGAGGCGACGGTGCGCGTCGCGGGCGGCGAAGCCATGCCCCGCGCGGGCGACGAGGTCTTCCGCCTGACGGACGCCCTGCAGATGGCGAAGGCGCGCGAGAGCTACGCGAAGGAAACCGTGCGCATTCCCTTTGACGCGCGCCTGACGGCGCGGATCGGCGAGCGGCCCACGCTTACGGTCACCGACGGCGCGCACGAGGCGTCCGTATTGGGAGAGCAGATCGTTCAAGCGGCTGAGAGCCGGGCGCTGGACGAAGCGGGCGCCAGACGGCAGATCGAAAAGACGGGCGACACGCCCTACGCGCTCAGGAATTTGACGCTGTCGGGCGAGGGCACGTTTTTGCCTGCCTCGGCGCTCAATGCCCTGCGCCGGGACGCACTGTCGGCGCTTTCAAGCCTACGGTGCGCGCGGCCGGCTCCGCATATTCTGCTGCCGTCCCCGTTGACGCAAAGGCCGACGGGCGAGCGCCTGCTGATCGCAAGGACGCCGCGCCTGGAGCTCGCGGATCGCCTGCTCGCAAGCGGGGCAGACTGGATCTATTGGGAGCCGGACGACCTGCGCACCCAGGCGCTTGAACGCGCCATGACGGAGCAGGCGCCAAAGACGCTGCAAAGGACGCTGATCGTCCTGCCGCAGGTCGCATGGACGGGGGAGCTGACAGCGCTCGCGCAGTTCATAAACGCGCGCGCAGACGTGCTTGCGGGCGCGGTGCTGGGCAATCCAGGGCAGTTTGCATTGAAGCTTCGCCTGCCTGTGGTGGCGGACGGCGCCCTTAACGTGATGAACGCGCGGACGGCAGACCTCCTCTTTGGGCGCGGCTGCGGGCGGGTGACGCTTTCGCCGGAGCTGAACCTTTCCGAGGTTCGGGAGGTCATCCGCGCGGGCGGAAGCTTTGAACTGATCGCTTACGGACGCGTGCAGCTCATGCTGCTTTCTCACTGCACGGACTGCGTAAAGCGCGGCGTTTCGGAGGCGGACGCCGCCTGCGAGCGCTGCGCTGCAGGCAGCGGGGCGCAAGGGCTGCCGCTGATAGACCGCAAAGGCTTTGCCTTTCCGGAAAGGCGGTTGCGCCTGCCTCACGGGTGCATGCTTCGCCTGTACAACAGCGTGCCGACCGATCTTTCCCGCTACATGGAAAGGCTACTTTCGCTGCCGCTTTCCTTCCGGCTTCAATTTACAGACGAGGATGACGCGCTGTGCGCGGAAATCACTCGGCATTACCGCAGGCTGATGGACGCAAAGCCGTCCGACTTCGCCCTTCCCGGGCAGACGACGGCCGGGCATCTGCAGCGCGGCGTAGAATAA
- a CDS encoding endonuclease MutS2, with product MTERSLRVLEFTKIREQIKELTVSDMGREIAGALVPSANLSEIRYAQEETEEAHVLLTYLGEQPIVPFPDIRQTLKLAEIGATLSPRALLDAAACMRAARAARDVIVTDRENTPNLRAAASRLSTFRQLEEEITSAIISEEEISDHASPELADIRRHIRGCNERVREKLNSMIHSSAYQKYLQEPIITMRGDRFVIPVKQEYRANVPGLVHDQSATGATVFVEPMAVLEITSDLKQWQAREKAEIERILQALSARIAPESEAMQGNLDILARLDFAFAKAGLSRRMYGCAPKINEEGYVRIVRGRHPLIDPDKVVPSDIWLGKDFTTLVITGPNTGGKTVTLKTVGLFCLMAQAGLHVPAELGTEIAVFDDVFADIGDEQSIEQSLSTFSSHMKNIVSILGNVTERSLVLFDELGAGTDPTEGAALAQAILSKLLKRKIRTMATTHYSELKEYAMTTAGVENASVEFDVATLRPTYRLSIGIPGKSNAFDISKKLGLEEAIIEDAKQLLSGEQVRFEDVIANAEYHRQIAEKERQIAEEARAEMVAIRNQAERERERLERQRDEAIRKAKEQARRILEDARRESETLIAELRRMKKEGAGTPEHEIQRLKSRLNENIDAVSEALTQPVDRVSPPPRNLKPGDRVRIVHLGTEATVLAAPDAKGEVQLQAGVMKLKVHITQLQLPKAEPAGAQAQKKKGGVRSNVDIATRAVRQELDIRGMAVDEALPEVDKFLDDAMLSGLGEVNIIHGKGTGVLRAGVQDALRRNPRVKSYRLGVYGEGESGVTVVTLK from the coding sequence ATGACAGAACGCTCGCTTCGCGTGCTGGAATTTACGAAGATACGCGAACAGATCAAGGAGCTTACCGTTTCCGATATGGGACGGGAAATCGCCGGGGCGCTCGTGCCCAGCGCAAACCTGTCCGAAATCCGCTATGCGCAGGAGGAGACGGAGGAGGCGCACGTGCTGCTCACCTACCTGGGCGAACAGCCTATCGTGCCTTTTCCGGATATCCGTCAGACATTGAAGCTCGCGGAGATTGGCGCGACGCTCTCCCCGCGCGCGCTGCTCGATGCCGCCGCGTGCATGCGGGCGGCGCGCGCCGCCCGGGACGTGATCGTCACCGACCGCGAGAACACGCCGAACCTTCGGGCCGCTGCCTCTCGGCTTTCGACATTCCGGCAGTTGGAGGAGGAGATCACCTCCGCGATCATCAGTGAGGAAGAGATTTCCGACCACGCGAGCCCGGAGCTTGCGGACATCCGCCGTCATATCCGCGGCTGCAACGAGCGCGTGCGCGAAAAGCTCAATTCGATGATTCACTCCAGCGCGTATCAGAAGTACCTGCAGGAGCCCATCATCACCATGCGCGGCGACCGATTTGTGATTCCAGTCAAGCAGGAATACCGCGCAAACGTGCCGGGCCTGGTGCACGACCAGTCCGCGACGGGAGCGACCGTGTTTGTGGAGCCCATGGCGGTTCTGGAAATCACCAGCGACCTCAAGCAGTGGCAGGCCAGAGAAAAAGCGGAGATTGAGCGCATTTTGCAGGCGCTTTCCGCGCGCATCGCCCCGGAGTCAGAAGCGATGCAGGGGAACCTTGACATCCTCGCACGGCTAGACTTCGCCTTCGCCAAGGCTGGGCTCTCCCGCCGGATGTACGGCTGCGCCCCCAAGATCAACGAAGAGGGGTATGTGCGCATCGTGCGCGGCCGTCACCCGCTGATCGACCCCGATAAGGTGGTTCCGTCTGACATCTGGCTGGGAAAGGACTTCACCACGCTGGTGATTACCGGCCCCAACACGGGCGGCAAGACGGTGACGCTCAAGACCGTGGGCCTCTTTTGCCTGATGGCGCAGGCAGGCCTGCACGTACCGGCGGAGCTCGGCACGGAAATTGCCGTCTTCGACGACGTGTTCGCGGACATCGGCGACGAACAGTCCATCGAGCAATCGCTCTCGACCTTTTCCAGCCACATGAAGAACATCGTGAGCATCCTGGGGAACGTCACAGAGCGGTCGCTCGTGCTCTTCGACGAGCTGGGCGCGGGCACCGACCCGACGGAGGGCGCGGCGTTGGCGCAGGCGATCCTCTCCAAGCTGCTGAAGAGGAAGATTCGCACGATGGCCACGACGCACTACAGCGAGCTCAAGGAGTACGCGATGACGACCGCGGGCGTGGAGAACGCGTCGGTGGAGTTCGACGTGGCGACGCTTCGGCCGACCTATCGGCTATCCATCGGCATTCCCGGCAAGTCCAACGCCTTTGACATCTCGAAAAAGCTGGGGCTGGAGGAAGCGATCATCGAAGACGCGAAGCAGCTGCTCAGCGGAGAACAGGTCCGCTTCGAGGACGTGATCGCCAACGCGGAATATCACCGGCAGATCGCGGAAAAGGAGCGGCAGATCGCGGAGGAAGCGCGCGCGGAGATGGTCGCCATCCGCAACCAGGCCGAGCGCGAGCGCGAACGGCTGGAGCGCCAGCGCGACGAGGCGATTCGCAAGGCCAAGGAACAGGCACGGCGCATTTTGGAGGACGCGCGCCGCGAATCGGAGACGCTCATCGCTGAGCTGCGGCGCATGAAGAAGGAGGGCGCGGGGACGCCCGAGCACGAGATACAAAGGCTGAAGAGCAGGCTGAACGAGAACATCGACGCGGTGAGCGAGGCGCTCACCCAGCCGGTGGATCGCGTGAGCCCGCCGCCCAGAAACCTGAAACCCGGCGACCGGGTACGAATCGTTCACCTGGGTACGGAGGCGACCGTGCTAGCCGCGCCGGACGCCAAGGGCGAGGTGCAGCTTCAGGCGGGCGTGATGAAGCTCAAGGTGCACATTACCCAGCTGCAGCTGCCCAAGGCGGAGCCCGCAGGGGCGCAGGCGCAAAAGAAGAAGGGCGGCGTGCGCTCCAACGTGGACATCGCGACCCGCGCCGTGCGTCAGGAGCTGGATATCCGCGGCATGGCCGTGGACGAGGCGCTGCCGGAGGTGGATAAATTCCTGGACGACGCGATGCTTTCGGGCCTTGGCGAGGTAAACATCATCCACGGCAAGGGAACGGGCGTGCTGCGCGCGGGCGTGCAGGATGCGCTCAGGCGCAACCCGCGCGTCAAGAGCTACCGCCTCGGCGTATACGGCGAGGGAGAGAGCGGAGTCACGGTGGTGACGCTCAAATAA